One Phocoena sinus isolate mPhoSin1 chromosome 14, mPhoSin1.pri, whole genome shotgun sequence genomic region harbors:
- the ORAI1 gene encoding calcium release-activated calcium channel protein 1: MHPEPAPPPSSNSPELPLSCGNTTSGSHRSRRRSGDGEPPGSPSPPPPAVTYPDWIGQSYSEVMSLNEHSMQALSWRKLYLSRAKLKASSRTSALLSGFAMVAMVEVQLDADHDYPPGLLIAFSACTTVLVAVHLFALMISTCILPNIEAVSNVHNLNSVKESPHERMHRHIELAWAFSTVIGTLLFLAEVVLLCWVKFLPLKKQPGQVRPTSKPPASGAAANVSGSTGGITPGQAAAIASTTIMVPFGLIFIVFAVHFYRSLVSHKTDRQFQELNELAEFARLQDQLDHRGDHPLTPGSHYA; encoded by the exons ATGCATCCggagcccgccccgcccccgagcAGCAACAGCCCTGAGCTTCCCCTCAGCTGCGGCAATACTACCAGCGGCAGCCACCGGAGCCGCCGGCGCAGCGGGGACGGGGAGCCCCCGGGGTCGCCGTCGCCCCCGCCGCCCGCCGTGACCTACCCGGACTGGATCGGCCAGAGTTACTCGGAGGTGATGAGCCTAAACGAGCACTCCATGCAGGCGCTGTCCTGGCGCAAGCTCTACTTGAGCCGCGCCAAGCTCAAAGCCTCCAGCCGGACTTCGGCTCTGCTCTCCGGCTTCGCCATG GTGGCGATGGTGGAGGTGCAGCTGGACGCTGACCACGACTACCCGCCGGGGCTGCTCATCGCCTTCAGTGCCTGCACCACGGTGCTGGTGGCCGTGCACCTGTTTGCGCTCATGATCAGCACCTGCATCCTGCCCAATATCGAGGCGGTGAGCAACGTACACAACCTCAACTCGGTCAAAGAGTCGCCCCACGAGCGCATGCACCGCCACATCGAGCTGGCCTGGGCCTTCTCCACTGTCATCGGCACGCTGCTCTTCCTGGCTGAGGTCGTGCTGCTCTGCTGGGTCAAGTTCTTGCCTCTCAAGAAACAGCCGGGTCAGGTGCGGCCCACCAGCAAGCCCCCGGCCAGCGGCGCGGCCGCCAACGTCAGTGGCAGCACCGGCGGCATCACCCCAGGACAGGCCGCCGCCATCGCCTCCACCACCATTATGGTCCCCTTCGGCCTGATCTTTATCGTCTTTGCTGTCCACTTCTACCGCTCACTGGTCAGCCATAAGACGGACCGACAGTTCCAGGAGCTCAATGAGCTGGCCGAGTTTGCCCGCCTGCAGGACCAGCTGGACCACAGAGGGGACCACCCCCTGACCCCCGGCAGCCACTATGCCTAA